A stretch of DNA from Lotus japonicus ecotype B-129 chromosome 4, LjGifu_v1.2:
TCAACACCAGACGTCGGACAGATCACAGAGCGGGTAGAACCAACGGATTCCATGATAGGAGCGACAGAAAATGGAATCTGGGTTTGAGAGTTAGAGAGAACGAGAGAAGAAGGTGATAGGAGAAGGTAAATCTGGgtgtgagagaaagagagagaagttgAAAAGATAATGGTTTGGATGAATGGATGAAGGGAGAAACATGGAGAATTGCGAATAATGAATACGGTTGGTGAGAATGGTGAATTCGGAAGGTTCTAGagcaaaaaaatgaataaatacgTGTGAGATACAAGGAATCGGTTTAGcccaatataaaaataaaaaaatacaatctTGACTTGTGAAGAGATGCTAGTGAATAAtgttcacaatttttttttgtaaataatgAATACGGTGGGTGAATGGTGAatcttataaaataaaaaacaattcaagctTTATTTACACATTATTTAAATCCTGTCAATATATCAATTGTGTTAAGAAACTAGTGAAAATGAGAGGGGAGAACCGGAGAAGAGAGAATGATAGAGTGAGATAAGTAAAATGGTTTGGAATGAGGTGTGGCTGCTTGATGCAGCCTCCTTTATGTGTATGGTTAAAACTATGACAATTACATACTGAAGAGATACATAACTTAAGCCAATAAAAGAGATACATGACTCAAACCTATATGATAAACGTGgctaaacatatatatatttttacatATAATCACGTTTTGATAAAAGTGtccaataataaataataaatatttttacaaagaaCTCACGTTTAACACTCAGATACTGTATTTTTCATTTCCATTCTATTTGTTGTTTTAGCATTTGCACTAGTTTCAAAATGTATGTTGTTTCTCAAAACCAATGTATTTTTACTGTGGTTATTCCTTCTATACCTTTATTTAATATTAGGTCTCTCATTTATCATCTCTACTCTTCACCAAGCACAATTATCACTATCCactaaggctatgtttgacatgcaTGTTTAGCAGATTAGCTTGGTTAAAGTTGAAAAACTAGCTAAAAGCTTATaagatagctgaaagctgaaagatACGTGATTTGAACAAAAGTTATGGTAAAACTAGTTGTTTAACAAGCTTAAATTGGAAAATGACtcaaaaggacatacttgtataattttttttttttttttttttgatattgtGGAGGGCTTAAAGCccatgtataattatttttatatttaccATTACTATATTTTCACattaaagtaaaataagatcttagagtgaaatgtgcatgGAGACCTTATGAATGTCTTAAATTCTACGTGGCAGTCTGGGCCCACAAAAagtgagttaagtcccaaaataagatcTCATCATTGGAGATGCTTTAAAGCTTGAAGGTATAAGCTATctgaggtagcttatagctaAAAGCTAATAGCTTATtcaatttattctcatttttatccttaatattttattcaaagtctactatatatttatataatacaatttctactcttatatatttataaaaatattaaacataTTTTCTCCTCCAACAACATGAAATATATTTGCTTTGGTtcggagtaatgatatatacctatctcattttctaaacaatcaattttcacctattttaattcatatatctttctttttattagCTATTTCATATAATACTTTTTTTCCCTTGCTTTTATTTTCTTGATAATTATCTCTTCCtttcacctctccacctcattttttaaatgcCAATCGAACATTATCCTCTGGTCCGTGCATTTCAAAATAGTATAATGGAAACAGGAAGTACACACAGGTTGATGGTGAGTTAAGAAGAGACATCAAGTAAAAGGTTTGATACGCAAGGAGCACGAATATGTCTTCGGATCAACTTTATGTCCCCTTTAAGTCACACATCAAAGGACTTCGCTCACGACCTCACGTCAAcagctttatgtcccataagcTCCACTGACCCGTATACCTAGGTTTGTACTTAAAATTTTATCCTATTTGCCTTGCCAATATTAAATTCTTgggagaacctaatatgcactatttttaggtggtgtaattttactgGGTATATAGCAgttcaacacattatttttttaaagaaaaaatgtcattaaaaatttgtcatatattaaatttatttaaaaaaagatgtgttgacctgttaaagcatgttaaaaaaagtggtctagACCACTttgctatgtttggttggagggagaggaaaggaaagggaaagaaaacacggaaatcgagGAGTGAACATGAATTAAACATTAGTCCAAATTCATTCctcgatttccgtgttttctttccctttcttttcccTTCCCTCCAACCAAAAAGTGGTCAACATTAGGGGTCACCTAAATTCTTATCAAATGTCTTTTCCTTTGGGAACGTCGGATTGTTTACTATTATTCTCGTTTTTAGACTATTTAGTTAGCGAATTTTTAATAACTTTTATTCTAATTGCAAATGTTGAACCAAATCTATTCGATCTCAATctatttgtaacaccccgatttcggtggcgtcactttagtaaccaaaagtaaacttaatgcggaaaaacgtgaaatatttttttttcgataataactaagacaagactgaattaattaaaacccaaaagcgaaaagtaatagagctaatatacagtatataaacagcccccgttgtaagtaacaacctcgtcacgagtaacctccagtgacggaaagaaaagtgtagcgcccgaaggcaaaatgtacaaaccaaatctaaaggtaagtgtccgcaacactatccctcaaaactgagaataagctggcccatcggcctgaaacaagacctcctaagtccaaccaactctctgtgattcccgtaaagaaaccacacaaaaagctataggtgggaaactaccctgtcccgaatgaaacaaataatgttcagagctaagactctactcctacactaatcccatctcgaggagctcacactaacactcaatcctgcatgctggcatgatcgtcgtccgaattcgaaatccagaacgacctagtctatgtacaccatccgtcctccgctcgctatcgcgatgcgctcctgttccagcatcccaactctagtttcccccgaagggtgaaccgtcgtgaaccagtccgccaaagacatctgacaaagggcgtttgtccgccaaagcacacacagaagacgcgagggtcaactccaaagaattacataaataatagcaccaatagatatagataagagaatagccacttaggcttatagctagggataacatcctagggttgcatattccataatgaacttaacagcaataataacaattaacatgttccaaataggattaacaaataacaatcacactcgacaactaaatcagtatgcatgaatgcaggatgattagtcaaacaacgtctccgactctcactcgacacgtcgccacgtgttctagataaattaaagtctctaaaagcttaccctaaggtaaagtcgatttctgcgacaaaagacacttcttcacatcaacatagtaactcatgatgatctccggatcatccgactcatctcaatccgacggtcacaactgctcaacaagcaaagagtatcacatactcggaaactaccggtttcccggacttatccccaggatagcccaacaattaggcatgtcaagtcgatccaaccccctgggttgaacatacggactcgcacacgcaactcccacgattaggcatgtcgagtcgatccaacccatcgggatgaacatacggactcgcacacgcaacaaatgacaacgccaagtcggttcactcaaaagagtcgaacatacggacattgcgcgtgtccaatgactatcgctgaatcgatccaatccatcggattgaacatacggatccgcgcgagtcgaaaggttatcgctgaatcgatccaatccctcggattgaacatacggattcacgcgaggtaaaatggcaatcgctgaatcgatccaatccctcggattgaacatacggactcacgcgtgcctgagtgactaccgctcacgatgactcttcgggtcatcaatactctcacgaagtctcacgcttcagtgaagtttcatgctctcacaaggtctcacgcctcagtggagttccatgctttccacaaggtctcacgcctcagtggagtatcccgcattcacaaggtctcacgcctcagtgaagcttctcggctcatcccttggatgactaacaaactgctcaacgagcgaaggagtaccaacatactcagaacttaccaaactcctcaacacttggatccgacgacactcctcgcttttccaaaactatgatttgacttccaatgtcttccttcgaggttattaccattacttaaaggtttagaggttgtttaatgtcttatgagttttcttttcaaaataatatcctttttagtcttatcgaaattcctataagttctcgggatctcctaatcccccaaatgactccagagaatgtctcgatccataaatatcataacaaggcccgaatctcattcgtcctttcaagcttcctcaaaactctcaaaataaaatcggcatgacctgcccgcttttctcaccgttcagaaactcagattatagtgcaaaagcagaattaactcatcataatcaatcaacatgtcatatgccAATATCTTAAGccataaccacatagcacctagcatataaggcatgcaccacacatcctaaattacccaattagcacttagcatgtcattcactcatcaaaaacattcagtagatgcatcatctacattgtcagccgaagcctcagaaaacattttccattcacacacaattccagtgcataaacagtaaacaatgtcgaaacatcgaccctaagcattaactagagattcagtgagaagccctcacctgcagattctccaggattatcttctaactcttcctcacaagcaaagcgttgctcctcaggaaattcctcaaaagttcctttaaagcaaagtcacagaaatattatcagaatctatcgaaaactaagttatcgatacttactaaggttactcgaagtaatctatactctaaggtacgataatctagcgcgaaagacaagttttcggaaaaggaaattttcctcctcctcccctatagggctcggccacttttggtaattaggagactcgatttttcttcgatcaaacttggttcctatgctttcataagccgtaactaagggtattctgaactcggaaaaattatcggatcaaaaactgtcgcaggggtattttggtcatgatttttaacttaggattttcaaaactgaaatcccaaaaataaaattttgcagggacgtcaccaacgacgtttatgacaactaatcctactagcactaagctaaggcgatagtttttagcctaaaggttgaagctttacctcaaaaactccaaaaatgggtattttaggttcaaattgattccggcggaattccggcgacataacggaaaatctaatccggcagaagtgatcttgggcacatatagaagaggtttagaatcagaaatgaaagattcaggatagttttgcaaaaacccataaactatccactcagaaaactctacagaaaagctatggaaaaagcgatcagaggtaaggattagcgactatacctcgaagccttgaagtagcaactgattgatcaacgatcaagcaagaattgaacaaaatcttcttctccttcttccttgatgaactcgcggccttgagagggaaaatggaggagttttgtgtttttttctcacttgcttgctatatatagaaaatggtaattcgcgggaaaatgaaagtttcgcgaatctgatttttccggcatcattctccatgaattctaagataggttttggcaaaggaattcctaagctaagaagatgtctccttgtatttttggcaactaatgcaaagtcggtgcaaagtcggtgtaaaactattttacccgataagttgctttttgcatcgaatgtcggaatggaaaacttccttctgaagaaagattgaaatcatcaagagaaatgggtgtacgcgtgtagaatattcatttgaagctctgaatagaaaaagtcttcattgttgagaaattctagggttttcgaAATACCaaggtttcggtttcggcaaacttccgatgattggaatcggacgttcgttgatcctagagtttcgcctcgaaacgattgtgatatatggaagaagagaagttctaacatttctctgaatatttttggaattaacttccatcgtgcctaaaagtgaaaattagctatatactagggtttctgacctaggttaagcgtataacgatcgtactataacttttatcgatcatgatgaaatcctttgacttttcctgaactttctccttcataaatttatttcatttggtaaactctagttcaggtttcccttctcaatacatcaaccctaatcgtaaatggaaatctcttccactgatcctaagcttaaaatcttgggtcttacattattGGTTCGTTTTAGTTCTGAAACAAAAATTTAGTAATTTCAATCCAGATCAATTGTTTGATTTGTTTAGACATTTAAGGACCTTAAATTCGACCAATCCGGTCTTATTACACCCATTAACTTAACTATAACGTGATCAACAATCATTTAATACAGTTGGATTTGTTTAGTGTTTACTAAGTCCATATTTGCACATTGAACATTAATACTATTTCACTGAATTAATGATAAATCAAAGTGCCTAATTTATCCCCAAGAATATTTTTCTGGACAAGTTTATCGAATACAAAAAATAAGAGACTATTATATGTTTTTGgctcaattatttaattttaaattaattatatttttattaagttttcaCCATAAGTAAtctattattttttctattaataTAAACCTAATTTTTTTAAGTCTGCCGcctcaaaatcaaaatatatctTCCTGGTAATGTATTTGGCCTCAATAAACTTAAACTATTGGAGATAACTCTAAacaatttttttggtaaaataGATCTCAAAAATAACTCTATTATcacattaaattattttaatttaatttcacttCATCATTGTTATTACTGTAATCACAGAAACAAAAATATCAAAACTACTTTAGTAATATTAGCAAAATTACATAAGAACTCCAGGTTAGTTGTCTGAaggaaataaacaaataaataatgaCATTAATACATTATAGAGGCAAATTTGTGTGTTTTGTCGTCGTTATATATGACCATCAGCTTAAAGGCAGATTATATCTGTGATTAGCCTTCCTACTTCTTCCATTCGTATCCTCTCATAATCAAACCTCTGTCTCCTTGTTGCGAAATCGCAAAATGACTGCCTGGCAAGATGTGCTTTACCACGTGTTCCATAGATTACCTACATACATTGTATGTAGGTTTAAGTGCGTAGGAAAAAGAGTGGACTACACCAGGATCCCCAGATTTTGTGAGGAACAAGCAGACCATATGCTGTCAGTTGGCGATCTCCACATCTTCACTTCTCCGGTCTCTGACTATCACCAAGTTACAGGGTTGGGTCTACATAATTTATTAGAGGACGGGCCTGCGGCTGGTGTTCCGACAGACTTTTTCAATGCCGTTGCACGGTCGGGGAAGATTCTTTCGTCATGGAATGGCTTGATTGTTGTCCGTTTCAGGCGGAAAAAAGTGCTTCGTCTCTTGATTTGTAATCCTGTGACCAGTTCATGGGCTCCCCTCAGGACACGTTGTGGTGAGTTCGACGCGAATGCTAATGtcaatatcatcatcatcccaGCTACAGCCCCGACCCGCAATGATTACCGATTGCTTTCGGTGACCCGACAAAATAAGATTTTCCCGCCTTATGTCTTAAAGGAGTACAACCAAATAGCGGACCAGTGGCAAGTTCTTAACCCAGACATGAATTTGGGTGACCGGAAATTGAATATTAGTAAACCTGCAATTGTGAATGAATGGATATATTTTATGTCTGACAATTATCATTACATGAACTTCATTGATGATGCTACCATCATGCCATACATAATGGCCTACTCTCTCACTGATCATACAAGCGTGCGGTTGGACCTTCCCAATAATGCTCTTGAATATCTCTTCCACGGGTCATATGGAGTTTTCACATGGGGCTGTAGATGGACATCTCAAGAGTCTCTTTGCCTAGTAAGGTTTATTAACTCTTCCTTCACTCTTTTCACTTGTGCAGCCCCTACTTCTCAAAATTCTTCGTGGGTTCAAATTCTTCATGTTACCATGGATGATCTAGTGCTTTCTGCAGCCTGTTCTTCACCCAACTCGATCTTTAGAGAGCCTATAAGATGGCCCTATACTGTTGTTAATGGAAACTGTTTAATCTTTGCAACCAGAGAAAAAATTTACGGGTACAACATAAATGGTCCACATCCCTGGAAATTGAGGCAGCTAGGGATCAATGATTCGAGGACAAATATTAACTTTATTCCTTACTCTAGTACGTTTCGACGATGTCGCTGTCCTCATCCATCTTCTTTTAAAAAGTTTCTTGCTAACAACTATTAAATGTTTAATGATTTAGTTACGTATCAATGTGTGACTTCAGGGTAGCAGTGTTGTTTTTTGTACCATATTTTTAATATCCGGATCCTAATGCGTTCAATTACGATTGAAATGTACAAAAGTTCAACCATGTCAATTCGGGGCCGTTTTGGTTTATATCAAATTTGTTCACAGTGGATGTTGTCCCGTTTTACTCTAATTTATTTTCCTGGTAGTGAACTTTTTTACTTGTCAATTTACTTTTCAGAATGCCATTGGCTTCTAATGTGGGCAAGAGGCAGCGATTTAcggtatgtttttttttaattaatgtacGGTAGGTTATTTAACAGAAACTCATAGCTCTATGCGTGTATTGTTGTAACTTGTAACCCGGAAGATACATATTTCAAACTTTATACTTATTTTCTACGAAAAACCACAACCAAATAGTATCCGGGAAAAACTTGTAAACATAAATAAAGACTCCCTACCTCGTTCGCATTGAAGTAATGAAACATGGGTTTTCCTAAATTGCATATCTTGATATTTTCGAAGGTGCAAGATATCAGGTTACACCTTTTTCTATAGTCTTGCGTAACcagatgatttttttaaattaactcAAACTTCTAGAGAAGTTGGCTgataatttcttttttaatatgAAACACACATTATCTCTCTCCTCACCCACTTcactttttcatcatcatcttcagtttattaattttatttttaatctgGAAAAACCCATctctttattattcattataatcattactaaaattatcttatgtaaaaatgaaatattcaaattttatttattcattaaaaattgagtgatttttttaaaataataattataattgaaattgacaatAATACATTGTTCATAACAATTAGTTTATATTATTTACTAATTTTGGATAATCATAAGTTGATAAATttagaacaaaaataaaaaataaaatttattagtATTTTGACTTATTAAAAACATTTATCGATAAATaatatcaaataaataaatagttgaaaattaaaaaataatgtataagatacaattatttataaaaaaaagtctctttaaatacaatttttgatctattatatagaagcaaaaataacttgaggaaacatgacagaaaaaataatgacaacaaaagttgaataaactTAAATTTACTAAGGATCTAATTTTCAGATTTAAAGCATAAGGGACTATTTTTCCAAATGATTCAATCTTAGTAACATGAACATTCAATCTCAGCAAGAGGCACACATGTATTGATGCACAAAAAGATATTTAAACAACCTGTTATAGTGAAGCAAGGTGTGCAAGTGTAGTTGAAATCAAGTCAAAAatgaaacaactttcacaaaaatgcATGTCACAACACTGAAAAATA
This window harbors:
- the LOC130713352 gene encoding uncharacterized protein LOC130713352, translating into MTAWQDVLYHVFHRLPTYIVCRFKCVGKRVDYTRIPRFCEEQADHMLSVGDLHIFTSPVSDYHQVTGLGLHNLLEDGPAAGVPTDFFNAVARSGKILSSWNGLIVVRFRRKKVLRLLICNPVTSSWAPLRTRCGEFDANANVNIIIIPATAPTRNDYRLLSVTRQNKIFPPYVLKEYNQIADQWQVLNPDMNLGDRKLNISKPAIVNEWIYFMSDNYHYMNFIDDATIMPYIMAYSLTDHTSVRLDLPNNALEYLFHGSYGVFTWGCRWTSQESLCLVRFINSSFTLFTCAAPTSQNSSWVQILHVTMDDLVLSAACSSPNSIFREPIRWPYTVVNGNCLIFATREKIYGYNINGPHPWKLRQLGINDSRTNINFIPYSSTFRRCRCPHPSSFKKFLANNY